Proteins encoded in a region of the Sebastes fasciatus isolate fSebFas1 chromosome 9, fSebFas1.pri, whole genome shotgun sequence genome:
- the LOC141773568 gene encoding uncharacterized protein LOC141773568: MPYKLRTRLVRTPERPSSSRNLVCQTVDPIQDISTVNHYRLRAMPYNLRTRLVRTPERPSSSRNLVCQTVDPIQDISTVNHYCLRAMPYNLRTRLVRTPERPSSSRNLVCQTVDPIQDMLDNRSGGNQRATERKSDESHERAIKTSRTSQCPSEGFRPSFSRGNFNSAEDAGTSTPACASISSKSEEKKGRKRRFEDTEAYGKRKRTFMSPNEGTSYQATTETTPEAISETIPETIPETIPKAIPETIPEATAETIPKAIPETIPEATAETIPEAIPETIPDAIPEATPETSFRSGSDTFISTNSEEKKGRKRKSEDTGEYGKRRKTPLSSGMDTSYQGTNDTTTESTPETIPETTSSDEFDTSSTQNSREIFDSDEDTVSWIPASTDSEEKKSRKRKSEDTGDHGKRRRTSLNPSAGTSYPWYQAPLRYLSNPFPSLFNLFFPSIPETIPKAIPEIIPKAIPEIIPETFPETIPKAIPETIPEATAETIPEAIPETIPDAIPEATPETSFRSGSDTFISTNSEEKKGRKRKSEDTGEYGKRRKTPLSSGMDTSYQGTNDTTTESTPETIPETTSSDEFDTSSTQNSRGTFYPTGDAGKSAPASTKSEEKKGRKRKSEETKASGERTRTFLRPSEGTSHQATTETTLEPIPEASFSYGSDTSSTQNSRGE, from the exons ATGCCTTACAAGTTAAGAACAAGATTAGTAAGGACTCCTGAGCGTCCGTCCTCCAGTAGAAATCTGG TCTGTCAGACAGTAGATCCCATCCAGGACATTTCGACGGTGAACCATTACCGTTTGAGAGCCATGCCTTACAATTTAAGAACAAGATTAGTAAGGACTCCTGAGCGTCCGTCCTCCAGTAGAAATCTGG TCTGTCAGACAGTAGATCCCATCCAGGACATTTCAACGGTGAACCATTACTGTTTGAGAGCCATGCCTTACAATTTAAGAACAAGATTAGTAAGGACTCCTGAGCGTCCGTCCTCCAGTAGAAATCTGG TCTGTCAGACAGTAGATCCCATCCAGGACATGCTGGACAACAGGTCAGGTGGAAACCAGAGGGCCACCGAGAGAAAGTCTGACGAGAGCCATGAAAGAGCCATCAAGACTAGCAGGACAAGTCAATGTCCCTCCGAGGGCTTCAGACCGTCATTCAGCAGAG GAAACTTTAACTCCGCTGAGGATGCTGGGACATCGACACCCGCCTGCGCCAGCATTAGCTCCAAATCTGAGGAGAAGAAGGGCAGGAAGAGGAGGTTCGAGGACACAGAAGCATACGGGAAGAGGAAAAGAACGTTCATGAGTCCCAATGAGGGCACCAGCTACCAGGCCACCACTGAGACCACCCCTGAGGCCATCTCTGAGACCATCCCTGAGACCATCCCTGAGACCATCCCTAAGGCCATCCCTGAGACCATCCCTGAGGCCACCGCTGAGACCATCCCTAAGGCCATCCCTGAGACCATCCCTGAGGCCACCGCTGAGACCATCCCTGAGGCCATCCCTGAGACCATCCCTGACGCCATCCCTGAGGCCACCCCTGAAACCTCCTTCAGGTCCGGATCTGATACCTTCATCAGCACCAACTCTGAGGAGAAGAagggcaggaagaggaagtctgAGGACACAGGAGAATACGGGAAGAGGAGAAAAACGCCCCTCAGTTCCGGTATGGACACCAGCTACCAGGGCACCAATGATACCACCACTGAGTCCACCCCTGAGACCATCCCTGAGACCACCTCCAGTGATGAATTTGACACCTCCTCCACACAAAACAGTAGAG aaatCTTTGACTCTGATGAGGATACTGTGTCATGGATACCCGCCAGCACTGActctgaggagaagaagagcaggaagaggaagtctgAGGACACAGGAGACCacgggaagaggagaagaacgTCCCTCAATCCCAGTGCGGGCACCAGCTACCCCTGGTACCAGGCACCCCTGCGCTACCTCTCGAACCCATTTCCTTCTCTTTTTAATCTCTTTTTTCCATCCATCCCTGAGACCATCCCTAAGGCCATCCCTGAGATCATCCCTAAGGCCATCCCTGAGATCATCCCTGAGACCTTCCCTGAGACCATCCCTAAGGCCATCCCTGAGACCATCCCTGAGGCCACTGCTGAGACCATCCCTGAGGCCATCCCTGAGACCATCCCTGACGCCATCCCTGAGGCCACCCCTGAAACCTCCTTCAGGTCCGGATCTGATACCTTCATCAGCACCAACTCTGAGGAGAAGAagggcaggaagaggaagtctgAGGACACAGGAGAATACGGGAAGAGGAGAAAAACGCCCCTCAGTTCCGGTATGGACACCAGCTACCAGGGCACCAATGATACCACCACTGAGTCCACCCCTGAGACCATCCCTGAGACCACCTCCAGTGATGAATTTGACACCTCCTCCACACAAAACAGCAGAG GAACCTTTTACCCTACTGGGGATGCTGGGAAATCGGCACCCGCCAGCACCAAATCTGAGGAGAAGAagggcaggaagaggaagtctgAGGAAACAAAAGCATCCGGGGAGAGGACAAGAACGTTCCTACGTCCGAGTGAGGGCACCAGCCACCAGGCCACCACTGAAACCACCCTTGAGCCCATCCCCGAGGCCTCCTTCAGTTACGGATCTGACACCTCCTCCACACAAAACAGCAGAGGTGAGTAG
- the LOC141773660 gene encoding serine/threonine-protein kinase pim-2-like has protein sequence MLGEGSFGAVFAGHRKDDHLPVAIKRIREFLYTTVDLDGEVTDLPTEVALLLYLNQAGAGTSAVVGLLDWYNLDNELILVLERPVPCMDLYDYLGSIQSSIQEDMGRIITKQLVEGLQEVQSGEVFHRDIKMENILIETGSDVPRVWIIDFGSGEFLTEERYTENEGTQLYTTPEYIRRGWSTPEATTVWQLGAVLFEMLHDGVTPFHNPHDIINAVPDIRDTLSYNCQDFIARCMDKSPEARPTLETLKHHPWLV, from the exons ATGCTGGGTGAAGGAAGCTTCGGAGCAGTCTTTGCTGGCCACCGCAAGGACGACCATCTGCCT GTGGCCATAAAGCGTATCCGCGAGTTTCTTTACACAACAGTG GATTTGGATGGGGAAGTTACAGATCTCCCTACAGAGGTGGCGCTGCTGCTGTACCTCAATCAAGCAGGAGCAGGAACCAGTGCCGTGGTGGGCCTGCTGGACTGGTACAATCTGGACAATGAGCTGATTCTCGTCCTAGAGAGACCCGTCCCCTGCATGGATCTCTATGACTATTTGGGGTCCATACAGTCATCAATACAGGAGGACATGGGCCGG ATCATAACAAAACAACTGGTGGAAGGTCTCCAAGAGGTCCAATCCGGAGAAGTTTTCCACAGGGACATCAAGATGGAAAACATCCTCATCGAAACCGGTTCTGATGTCCCACGTGTCTGGATCATTGACTTTGGCTCTGGCGAATTTCTGACAGAGGAGAGGTACACTGAAAATGAAG GTACCCAGTTATACACTACTCCTGAGTATATCCGGCGTGGGTGGTCCACGCCTGAAGCTACCACTGTGTGGCAGCTCGGTGCGGTGCTGTTTGAGATGCTGCATGATGGGGTGACCCCCTTCCATAACCCCCATGACATCATCAATGCAGTCCCTGACATCCGTGACACTCTTTCCTACA ATTGCCAAGATTTTATAGCACGCTGTATGGACAAGAGCCCAGAGGCCCGACCCACCCTGGAGACTCTTAAGCACCACCCCTGGCTCGTGTGA